A DNA window from Calliphora vicina chromosome 1, idCalVici1.1, whole genome shotgun sequence contains the following coding sequences:
- the woc gene encoding zinc finger MYM-type protein 4 isoform X1, whose product MEEISSLDSFQTDEANSSARPESENTQHSYKDVEENTAPGGGGGGAIDTRDDGDATKDSNAPDDEGGANEDDFEQISEGTFEVDENSRATSAGPPPEDGGGKGEEDDGGESRDFEEVDANISGNNPTTVEESDMLGEADNTLPQSGDEDDNAMDMDRRGNNENQEEKEGGDDCDDDSNNKSYDRNDNEQQDESMEPLQQEADEDDRDDGGDRQENSNENKDDGSRDEDIDDGEKDKDVDKDDGKKDNTETAEADDDEPVENVQEPEESDVCLIPDDTESTVTDAEKEQAILARENAEKRSEDKENSSNEKSKEAEEKETSEEHTEAGSYSHEARAQANKAAGAEAQVSVNQANDEGNENLEENNSNENADAEEPLLEEMHSSTNEANSGAKTIIGWIVTATQKCVQCNEEKACGFRFKNPDTSEFEYLCEQGCCSHFMESNTGKYFIRRKKFLIEELPASESRDDDDAEANSHSCLQCREDKTCKYFFKQDDDTFYICNDDCFNLLNAEEPDKFKLKRHSIRVRNIGATTISNDNAKKSGETESRVVARTSGEAEAARLERAASFVRRCADCFSEITLGDKNLIWETMDFCNEICLGKYQRTIGANCQTCHGDVPHPALGKYCVRFGFDVRQFCCAACLNEFKKGLKTCSCCQKDISSGNEGFLAPVGDKEQFKDFCSQSCMRRYDNIANPKKNMRNDICAVCNNDKPVRVEIILEDKEHNFCSNPCFSAFKFVSNIVADQCGMCCKYFERKATESFTIYSEKRAKVFCTRVCLNIYIVLNRRIVSCQWCKVKKYNFDMILKQQDNQEVQMCSLNCLTLYGVSINAFSRTVTKCDNCTNMATPQYHLTMSDASMRNFCTYQCVMQFQSQFARAPLTLESDNPKSSNISSSAHQSSGKSGKGAAPFPTGLPKRVKLKGSSQQTPLHIKLPSKSSASKQKQPTMPVISTVSSLASGETETMIGNVTVRRTRVRGRKAESPTPPAPSVPAVTNNSQQLIRGRPRKSAIIERSLTPSPPRTNNKRGGAGNSNNVVEKIVEKVSVQTETKIVAVPPYPPAVRNVQTSCKPRTTTVGIQSEPETATVGTQTDKDYSNKVLIPVPVPIYLPQPMYMYSAPFPVPVPIPLPIPVPIFIPTTRNSAQGIMKEIKKIQDKMPADPFEAELLMMAEMVAEEKRESDSDSEDEVKPDPAVVSLQYNNSVQQVDVTNNSYGEDVLQMALKMATGDYDQPTSTIDLESAVTANTITNPPPGMVQHDDSMSHMSGHHMQQQHHMMDAQRGARGRKRGAAVVSLVSPRNNRSPVKRQRIEEMEPTPQAQPQPMQPVEKPDANMCLKYTFGVNAWKQWVMTKNADIEKSSMRRRPFKTELLQMTADELNYSLCLFVKEVRKPNGTEYAPDTIYYLVLGIQQYLYENGRIDNIFTDTYYERFTDCLDEVARKFSVLYNDSQYIVTRVEEEHLWECKQLGAHSPHVLLSTLMFFNTKHFNLTTVEEHMQLSFSHIMKHWKRTGQTAKTPGSRNVLLRFYPPQAGLDANPRKKKVYEQQENEENPLRCPVRLYEFYLSKCPESVKTRNDVFYLQPERSCVPDSPVWYSTQALSQEALQKMLHRVKMVKEINIALLTS is encoded by the exons atggaGGAAATATCAAGTTTAGATTCATTTCAAACGGACGAAGCAAATTCTTCGGCTCGGCCGGAGTCAGAAAATACGCAACATTCTTATAAAGACGTGGAAGAAAACACAGCTCCCGGAGGTGGTGGTGGAGGGGCTATTGATACCAGAGATGATGGTGATGCTACCAAAGATAGTAACGCACCAGATGATGAAGGTGGGGCAAATGAAGATGATTTTGAACAAATCTCAGAGGGAACGTTTGAAGTAGATGAAAATTCTCGTGCTACATCAGCAGGACCGCCGCCCGAAGATGGCGGAGGAAAAGGTGAGGAGGATGATGGAGGAGAATCGCGAGATTTTGAAGAAGTTGATGCCAATATATCAGGGAATAATCCGACGACTGTCGAAGAATCAGATATGTTGGGAGAGGCTGACAACACTTTGCCCCAGTCTGGTGATGAAGACGACAATGCCATGGATATGGATCGGAGGGGCAATAATGAAAATCAGGAAGAAAAAGAGGGTGGTGATGACTGTGATGATGACTCAAACAATAAATCCTACGATCGTAATGATAATGAACAACAAGATGAGTCTATGGAACCCCTGCAACAAGAAGCTGATGAAGACGATAGAGATGATGGTGGAGATCGACAAGAAAATTCGAATGAAAACAAGGATGATGGAAGTCGCGATGAGGACATCGATGATGGCGAAAAGGATAAAGATGTTGACAAAGACGATGGAAAAAAAGACAATACTGAAACGGCGGAGGCCGATGATGATG AACCTGTTGAGAATGTACAAGAACCAGAAGAATCTGATGTTTGCTTAATACCTGATGACACAGAGTCGACAGTTACGGATGCCGAAAAGGAGCAAGCAATATTAGCACGTGAAAATGCTGAAAAGAGAAGCGAAGACAAAGAAAATAGCTCCAATGAAAAGAGCAAAGAAGCCGAAGAAAAAGAAACCAGTGAAGAACACACTGAGGCTGGCTCATATTCTCACGAAGCGCGTG CTCAAGCTAATAAAGCAGCTGGAGCCGAAGCTCAAGTCAGTGTAAATCAAGCAAATGATGAAGGTAATGAAAATTTAgaag AGAATAACTCAAATGAGAATGCCGATGCTGAGGAGCCGCTCTTAGAAGAAATGCACTCAAGTACAAACGAAGCCAATAGTGGTGCAAAAACAATTattggttggattgtaaccGCCACTCAAAAGTGCGTGCAATGTAATGAGGAAAAGGCCTGTGGTTTTCGTTTCAAAAATCCGGACACGTCCGAATTTGAGTATTTGTGTGAACAAGGTTGTTGTTCACATTTTATGGAGTCAAATACTGGCAAATACTTTATACGCcgtaaaaagtttttgattgaaGAACTACCGGCGAGCGAAAGCAGGGACGATGACGATGCCGAGGCTAATAGTCATTCATGTTTACAATGTAGAGAGGATAAAACgtgtaaatatttctttaagcaAGATGATGACACCTTTTATATTTGTAACGATGATTGCTTCAATTTACTGAATGCCGAAGAACCagataaatttaaactaaagaGACACTCGATTAGAGTACGGAATATCGGTGCTACAACGATTTCAAACGATAATGCCAAAAAATCTGGCGAAACTGAGTCAAGAGTAGTTGCTCGAACATCGGGTGAAGCCGAAGCTGCCCGTCTGGAAAGAGCAGCTAGTTTTGTGCGCCGCTGTGCTGACTGTTTTTCAGAAATAACTCTGGGTGACAAGAATCTCATATGGGAAACTATggatttttgtaatgaaatttgtttgGGTAAATACCAGCGTACGATTGGAGCCAATTGTCAGACATGCCATGGAGACGTACCCCACCCAGCTTTGGGTAAATATTGCGTACGCTTTGGTTTCGATGTGCGTCAATTCTGTTGTGCAGCTTgcttaaatgaatttaaaaagggTTTAAAAACCTGCTCCTGTTGCCAGAAGGACATTTCCTCCGGCAATGAAGGTTTCTTAGCCCCTGTCGGCGACAAAGAGCAGTTTAAGGATTTCTGTTCACAGTCCTGTATGCGACGCTATGATAATATTGCCAATCCCAAGAAGAACATGCGCAATGATATATGTGCTGTGTGCAATAATGACAAACCGGTTCGAGTTGAAATTATTTTGGAGGACAAAGAACATAATTTCTGTTCAAATCCCTGCTTTTCAGCTTTTAAATTCGTCAGCAATATTGTGGCCGATCAGTGCGGCATGtgttgtaaatattttgaacGTAAAGCTACTGAATCCTTCACCATTTACTCGGAAAAACGTGCAAAAGTATTTTGTACACGTGTCTGCCTTAACATTTACATAGTGCTCAACCGTCGCATCGTCTCCTGTCAGTGGTGtaaagtgaaaaaatataatttcgatATGATTCTTAAGCAACAGGACAATCAGGAAGTTCAAATGTGCTCCTTGAACTGTCTCACACTGTACGGCGTTTCAATTAATGCTTTTTCACGCACTGTCACTAAATGTGATAATTGCACAAATATGGCTACACCCCAATACCATTTGACCATGTCTGATGCATCAATGCGTAATTTTTGTACATATCAATGTGTTATGCAGTTCCAAAGTCAATTTGCTAGAGCTCCGCTTACATTGGAGAGCGATAATCCCAAGTCATCGAATATATCATCGTCTGCTCATCAATCGAGTGGAAAATCGGGCAAGGGAGCAGCACCATTCCCTACAGGTTTGCCGAAACGTGTGAAGTTAAAGGGTAGTTCTCAACAAACACCATTACAT ATAAAATTGCCCAGTAAAAGCTCGGCTTCCAAACAAAAACAGCCAACGATGCCAGTAATATCGACCGTATCGTCATTGGCCAGCGGAGAGACCGAAACAATGATTGGTAATGTTACCGTTAGACGAACTCGAGTACGCGGGCGCAAAGCAGAATCTCCCACTCCTCCAGCGCCATCTGTACCAGCCGTTACAAATAATAGCCAACAATTGATAAGAGGTAGACCACGTAAGAGCGCGATTATTGAGCGTTCCCTAACGCCCTCACCACCCAGAACTAATAACAAACGTGGTGGCGCTGGTAATAGTAATAATGTGGTGGAAAAGATTGTCGAGAAGGTATCAGTGCAAACGGAGACCAAAATTGTGGCCGTACCACCGTATCCGCCTGCTGTTAGAAATGTACAGACCAGTTGTAAACCGCGCACAACTACAGTTGGTATACAATCGGAACCAGAAACTGCTACAGTGGGTACTCAAACGGACAAGGATTACTCAAACAAGGTATTGATACCCGTGCCAGTGCCCATTTATCTGCCACAGCCGATGTACATGTACTCTGCACCCTTCCCAGTGCCAGTTCCTATTCCACTTCCCATTCCCGTTCCTATCTTTATACCTACAACTCGTAACTCGGCACAGGGTattatgaaagaaattaaaaagatCCAAGACAAAATGCCAGCCGATCCATTTGAGGCTGAACTTTTGATGATGGCCGAAATGGTAGCTGAAGAGAAACGGGAATCTGACTCCGATTCGGAGGATGAAGTGAAACCTGATCCTGCTGTTGTATCGTTGCAATACAATAATAGTGTACAACAGGTTGATGTAACCAACAACTCGTATGGCGAAGATGTCTTGCAAATGGCACTTAAAATGGCCACAGGGGATTATGATCAGCCAACAAGTACGATTGATCTGGAATCGGCTGTAACGGCTAATACAATAACAAATCCTCCGCCTGGCATGGTGCAACACGACGATTCCATGAGTCACATGAGCGGTCATCATATGCAGCAGCAACATCACATGATGGATGCTCAAAG AGGCGCTCGTGGCCGCAAACGCGGAGCCGCTGTTGTTTCTTTAGTCTCACCGCGCAACAATCGCTCACCCGTTAAACGCCAACGCATTGAAGAAATGGAACCAACACCACAGGCACAACCACAACCTATGCAACCGGTTGAGAAACCTGACGCCAACATGTGTTTAAAATACACCTTTGGTGTTAATGCCTGGAAACAATGGGTAATGACTAAAAATGCCGACATTGAAAAGAGTTCGATGAGAAGACGTCCATTCAAAACCGAACTACTGCAAATGACTGCAGACGAACTAAATTATTCATTGTGTCTATTCGTCAAGGAAGTAAGAAAACCCAATGGCACCGAATATGCTCCCGATACCATTTACTACTTAGTATTGG gcATTCAACAATATCTTTATGAAAACGGACGTATTGACAACATATTTACGGACACTTATTACGAACGTTTTACGGACTGTCTAGATGAGGTAGCCCGCAAATTTTCAGTACTCTATAATGATTCGC AATATATTGTTACCCGTGTGGAAGAAGAACATTTGTGGGAATGCAAACAATTGGGAGCCCATTCACCGCACGTTTTATTAAGCACTCTTATGTTCtttaatacaaaacatttcaatttaacT ACCGTCGAAGAGCACATGCAATTATCATTTTCACATATTATGAAACATTGGAAGCGTACTGGTCAAACAGCCAAAACACCTGGTTCACGTAATGTCTTATTACGCTTTTATCCACCACAAGCTGGACTTG ATGCCAATCCCCGCAAAAAGAAAGTTTATGAACAGCAAGAAAACGAAGAAAATCCCTTACGTTGTCCAGTTCGTTTATATGAATTCTATTTGTCCAAATG tcCGGAAAGTGTTAAAACTCGTAATGATGTCTTCTATTTGCAACCAGAACGTTCTTGTGTACCCGATTCACCAGTATGGTACTCCACACAGGCTCTCAGTCAAGAGGCATTACAGAAAATGTTGCATCGTGTAAAAATGGTTAAGGAAATTAATATAGCGCTATTGACAAGTTAA
- the woc gene encoding zinc finger MYM-type protein 4 isoform X2, with protein sequence MEEISSLDSFQTDEANSSARPESENTQHSYKDVEENTAPGGGGGGAIDTRDDGDATKDSNAPDDEGGANEDDFEQISEGTFEVDENSRATSAGPPPEDGGGKGEEDDGGESRDFEEVDANISGNNPTTVEESDMLGEADNTLPQSGDEDDNAMDMDRRGNNENQEEKEGGDDCDDDSNNKSYDRNDNEQQDESMEPLQQEADEDDRDDGGDRQENSNENKDDGSRDEDIDDGEKDKDVDKDDGKKDNTETAEADDDEPVENVQEPEESDVCLIPDDTESTVTDAEKEQAILARENAEKRSEDKENSSNEKSKEAEEKETSEEHTEAGSYSHEARAQANKAAGAEAQVSVNQANDEENNSNENADAEEPLLEEMHSSTNEANSGAKTIIGWIVTATQKCVQCNEEKACGFRFKNPDTSEFEYLCEQGCCSHFMESNTGKYFIRRKKFLIEELPASESRDDDDAEANSHSCLQCREDKTCKYFFKQDDDTFYICNDDCFNLLNAEEPDKFKLKRHSIRVRNIGATTISNDNAKKSGETESRVVARTSGEAEAARLERAASFVRRCADCFSEITLGDKNLIWETMDFCNEICLGKYQRTIGANCQTCHGDVPHPALGKYCVRFGFDVRQFCCAACLNEFKKGLKTCSCCQKDISSGNEGFLAPVGDKEQFKDFCSQSCMRRYDNIANPKKNMRNDICAVCNNDKPVRVEIILEDKEHNFCSNPCFSAFKFVSNIVADQCGMCCKYFERKATESFTIYSEKRAKVFCTRVCLNIYIVLNRRIVSCQWCKVKKYNFDMILKQQDNQEVQMCSLNCLTLYGVSINAFSRTVTKCDNCTNMATPQYHLTMSDASMRNFCTYQCVMQFQSQFARAPLTLESDNPKSSNISSSAHQSSGKSGKGAAPFPTGLPKRVKLKGSSQQTPLHIKLPSKSSASKQKQPTMPVISTVSSLASGETETMIGNVTVRRTRVRGRKAESPTPPAPSVPAVTNNSQQLIRGRPRKSAIIERSLTPSPPRTNNKRGGAGNSNNVVEKIVEKVSVQTETKIVAVPPYPPAVRNVQTSCKPRTTTVGIQSEPETATVGTQTDKDYSNKVLIPVPVPIYLPQPMYMYSAPFPVPVPIPLPIPVPIFIPTTRNSAQGIMKEIKKIQDKMPADPFEAELLMMAEMVAEEKRESDSDSEDEVKPDPAVVSLQYNNSVQQVDVTNNSYGEDVLQMALKMATGDYDQPTSTIDLESAVTANTITNPPPGMVQHDDSMSHMSGHHMQQQHHMMDAQRGARGRKRGAAVVSLVSPRNNRSPVKRQRIEEMEPTPQAQPQPMQPVEKPDANMCLKYTFGVNAWKQWVMTKNADIEKSSMRRRPFKTELLQMTADELNYSLCLFVKEVRKPNGTEYAPDTIYYLVLGIQQYLYENGRIDNIFTDTYYERFTDCLDEVARKFSVLYNDSQYIVTRVEEEHLWECKQLGAHSPHVLLSTLMFFNTKHFNLTTVEEHMQLSFSHIMKHWKRTGQTAKTPGSRNVLLRFYPPQAGLDANPRKKKVYEQQENEENPLRCPVRLYEFYLSKCPESVKTRNDVFYLQPERSCVPDSPVWYSTQALSQEALQKMLHRVKMVKEINIALLTS encoded by the exons atggaGGAAATATCAAGTTTAGATTCATTTCAAACGGACGAAGCAAATTCTTCGGCTCGGCCGGAGTCAGAAAATACGCAACATTCTTATAAAGACGTGGAAGAAAACACAGCTCCCGGAGGTGGTGGTGGAGGGGCTATTGATACCAGAGATGATGGTGATGCTACCAAAGATAGTAACGCACCAGATGATGAAGGTGGGGCAAATGAAGATGATTTTGAACAAATCTCAGAGGGAACGTTTGAAGTAGATGAAAATTCTCGTGCTACATCAGCAGGACCGCCGCCCGAAGATGGCGGAGGAAAAGGTGAGGAGGATGATGGAGGAGAATCGCGAGATTTTGAAGAAGTTGATGCCAATATATCAGGGAATAATCCGACGACTGTCGAAGAATCAGATATGTTGGGAGAGGCTGACAACACTTTGCCCCAGTCTGGTGATGAAGACGACAATGCCATGGATATGGATCGGAGGGGCAATAATGAAAATCAGGAAGAAAAAGAGGGTGGTGATGACTGTGATGATGACTCAAACAATAAATCCTACGATCGTAATGATAATGAACAACAAGATGAGTCTATGGAACCCCTGCAACAAGAAGCTGATGAAGACGATAGAGATGATGGTGGAGATCGACAAGAAAATTCGAATGAAAACAAGGATGATGGAAGTCGCGATGAGGACATCGATGATGGCGAAAAGGATAAAGATGTTGACAAAGACGATGGAAAAAAAGACAATACTGAAACGGCGGAGGCCGATGATGATG AACCTGTTGAGAATGTACAAGAACCAGAAGAATCTGATGTTTGCTTAATACCTGATGACACAGAGTCGACAGTTACGGATGCCGAAAAGGAGCAAGCAATATTAGCACGTGAAAATGCTGAAAAGAGAAGCGAAGACAAAGAAAATAGCTCCAATGAAAAGAGCAAAGAAGCCGAAGAAAAAGAAACCAGTGAAGAACACACTGAGGCTGGCTCATATTCTCACGAAGCGCGTG CTCAAGCTAATAAAGCAGCTGGAGCCGAAGCTCAAGTCAGTGTAAATCAAGCAAATGATGAAG AGAATAACTCAAATGAGAATGCCGATGCTGAGGAGCCGCTCTTAGAAGAAATGCACTCAAGTACAAACGAAGCCAATAGTGGTGCAAAAACAATTattggttggattgtaaccGCCACTCAAAAGTGCGTGCAATGTAATGAGGAAAAGGCCTGTGGTTTTCGTTTCAAAAATCCGGACACGTCCGAATTTGAGTATTTGTGTGAACAAGGTTGTTGTTCACATTTTATGGAGTCAAATACTGGCAAATACTTTATACGCcgtaaaaagtttttgattgaaGAACTACCGGCGAGCGAAAGCAGGGACGATGACGATGCCGAGGCTAATAGTCATTCATGTTTACAATGTAGAGAGGATAAAACgtgtaaatatttctttaagcaAGATGATGACACCTTTTATATTTGTAACGATGATTGCTTCAATTTACTGAATGCCGAAGAACCagataaatttaaactaaagaGACACTCGATTAGAGTACGGAATATCGGTGCTACAACGATTTCAAACGATAATGCCAAAAAATCTGGCGAAACTGAGTCAAGAGTAGTTGCTCGAACATCGGGTGAAGCCGAAGCTGCCCGTCTGGAAAGAGCAGCTAGTTTTGTGCGCCGCTGTGCTGACTGTTTTTCAGAAATAACTCTGGGTGACAAGAATCTCATATGGGAAACTATggatttttgtaatgaaatttgtttgGGTAAATACCAGCGTACGATTGGAGCCAATTGTCAGACATGCCATGGAGACGTACCCCACCCAGCTTTGGGTAAATATTGCGTACGCTTTGGTTTCGATGTGCGTCAATTCTGTTGTGCAGCTTgcttaaatgaatttaaaaagggTTTAAAAACCTGCTCCTGTTGCCAGAAGGACATTTCCTCCGGCAATGAAGGTTTCTTAGCCCCTGTCGGCGACAAAGAGCAGTTTAAGGATTTCTGTTCACAGTCCTGTATGCGACGCTATGATAATATTGCCAATCCCAAGAAGAACATGCGCAATGATATATGTGCTGTGTGCAATAATGACAAACCGGTTCGAGTTGAAATTATTTTGGAGGACAAAGAACATAATTTCTGTTCAAATCCCTGCTTTTCAGCTTTTAAATTCGTCAGCAATATTGTGGCCGATCAGTGCGGCATGtgttgtaaatattttgaacGTAAAGCTACTGAATCCTTCACCATTTACTCGGAAAAACGTGCAAAAGTATTTTGTACACGTGTCTGCCTTAACATTTACATAGTGCTCAACCGTCGCATCGTCTCCTGTCAGTGGTGtaaagtgaaaaaatataatttcgatATGATTCTTAAGCAACAGGACAATCAGGAAGTTCAAATGTGCTCCTTGAACTGTCTCACACTGTACGGCGTTTCAATTAATGCTTTTTCACGCACTGTCACTAAATGTGATAATTGCACAAATATGGCTACACCCCAATACCATTTGACCATGTCTGATGCATCAATGCGTAATTTTTGTACATATCAATGTGTTATGCAGTTCCAAAGTCAATTTGCTAGAGCTCCGCTTACATTGGAGAGCGATAATCCCAAGTCATCGAATATATCATCGTCTGCTCATCAATCGAGTGGAAAATCGGGCAAGGGAGCAGCACCATTCCCTACAGGTTTGCCGAAACGTGTGAAGTTAAAGGGTAGTTCTCAACAAACACCATTACAT ATAAAATTGCCCAGTAAAAGCTCGGCTTCCAAACAAAAACAGCCAACGATGCCAGTAATATCGACCGTATCGTCATTGGCCAGCGGAGAGACCGAAACAATGATTGGTAATGTTACCGTTAGACGAACTCGAGTACGCGGGCGCAAAGCAGAATCTCCCACTCCTCCAGCGCCATCTGTACCAGCCGTTACAAATAATAGCCAACAATTGATAAGAGGTAGACCACGTAAGAGCGCGATTATTGAGCGTTCCCTAACGCCCTCACCACCCAGAACTAATAACAAACGTGGTGGCGCTGGTAATAGTAATAATGTGGTGGAAAAGATTGTCGAGAAGGTATCAGTGCAAACGGAGACCAAAATTGTGGCCGTACCACCGTATCCGCCTGCTGTTAGAAATGTACAGACCAGTTGTAAACCGCGCACAACTACAGTTGGTATACAATCGGAACCAGAAACTGCTACAGTGGGTACTCAAACGGACAAGGATTACTCAAACAAGGTATTGATACCCGTGCCAGTGCCCATTTATCTGCCACAGCCGATGTACATGTACTCTGCACCCTTCCCAGTGCCAGTTCCTATTCCACTTCCCATTCCCGTTCCTATCTTTATACCTACAACTCGTAACTCGGCACAGGGTattatgaaagaaattaaaaagatCCAAGACAAAATGCCAGCCGATCCATTTGAGGCTGAACTTTTGATGATGGCCGAAATGGTAGCTGAAGAGAAACGGGAATCTGACTCCGATTCGGAGGATGAAGTGAAACCTGATCCTGCTGTTGTATCGTTGCAATACAATAATAGTGTACAACAGGTTGATGTAACCAACAACTCGTATGGCGAAGATGTCTTGCAAATGGCACTTAAAATGGCCACAGGGGATTATGATCAGCCAACAAGTACGATTGATCTGGAATCGGCTGTAACGGCTAATACAATAACAAATCCTCCGCCTGGCATGGTGCAACACGACGATTCCATGAGTCACATGAGCGGTCATCATATGCAGCAGCAACATCACATGATGGATGCTCAAAG AGGCGCTCGTGGCCGCAAACGCGGAGCCGCTGTTGTTTCTTTAGTCTCACCGCGCAACAATCGCTCACCCGTTAAACGCCAACGCATTGAAGAAATGGAACCAACACCACAGGCACAACCACAACCTATGCAACCGGTTGAGAAACCTGACGCCAACATGTGTTTAAAATACACCTTTGGTGTTAATGCCTGGAAACAATGGGTAATGACTAAAAATGCCGACATTGAAAAGAGTTCGATGAGAAGACGTCCATTCAAAACCGAACTACTGCAAATGACTGCAGACGAACTAAATTATTCATTGTGTCTATTCGTCAAGGAAGTAAGAAAACCCAATGGCACCGAATATGCTCCCGATACCATTTACTACTTAGTATTGG gcATTCAACAATATCTTTATGAAAACGGACGTATTGACAACATATTTACGGACACTTATTACGAACGTTTTACGGACTGTCTAGATGAGGTAGCCCGCAAATTTTCAGTACTCTATAATGATTCGC AATATATTGTTACCCGTGTGGAAGAAGAACATTTGTGGGAATGCAAACAATTGGGAGCCCATTCACCGCACGTTTTATTAAGCACTCTTATGTTCtttaatacaaaacatttcaatttaacT ACCGTCGAAGAGCACATGCAATTATCATTTTCACATATTATGAAACATTGGAAGCGTACTGGTCAAACAGCCAAAACACCTGGTTCACGTAATGTCTTATTACGCTTTTATCCACCACAAGCTGGACTTG ATGCCAATCCCCGCAAAAAGAAAGTTTATGAACAGCAAGAAAACGAAGAAAATCCCTTACGTTGTCCAGTTCGTTTATATGAATTCTATTTGTCCAAATG tcCGGAAAGTGTTAAAACTCGTAATGATGTCTTCTATTTGCAACCAGAACGTTCTTGTGTACCCGATTCACCAGTATGGTACTCCACACAGGCTCTCAGTCAAGAGGCATTACAGAAAATGTTGCATCGTGTAAAAATGGTTAAGGAAATTAATATAGCGCTATTGACAAGTTAA